The sequence TCGCCAGTCGAAAAACTACCACCTACAAATATATTATCATAAAAAAAACAGGTATCGATATATTcatatgtttataaaattcGGGGAAACAAAAAATTTTGAAGATCAAATCCGTCGCGTCGCCTTCGAAGGAGTTTAATGCCAGCTACGAGAACTTGCCGCTGAGTGCCCCCTTCTCGGCAGACGAGCTGCAGTGGCGTTGGAACTTGCTGCTACCGACCATGGGCACCCTTTCGAAGGCGAAGGGACAAATTCCCTTTCAACTGTGGTCCCTTGTAACGGAGATCGAACGCTCGCTAAGTACAGAAAATTTGGAACCACCCAGGGACTTGAGTATGGCCCAGAACTTTCTACTCACTCAGCTGCCATTGGAGGAGGCCATGACGCTCAATGAGCGTCGGCGACTGGAAGTCGAGTTCCTCGATATCTTATTCCAACACGAAATGGAGACACATGCGTCCGTACCACTGGGTCCCGAAGAGCAGGCCTTAGTCAAGACCGAATACGATGAATTCCTCAGATCTGTTCGGGTCAAGGAGCTGCCCATATCGGCTCTGGCAGAACTCTCGCTTGATGGTCCTCAGTACAAACCAGTCCAACCAAAAATCGCACACACTTTTGCCATCCCAGGTCCCCGTCCCAGAACCAATCTGGTCATTAGCAGTGTGTCTGGTGGCCAGGATCTCATAAATGTCCCGACGGCGACTGTTTTCATACCGATTCAAGCTTTCACGAGCAATGTGGTTGGACCCATTAATCCCGCGCCGGACGTTTCGACACCGCTTGATATCAATCTGATTGGTGCCAAGAAGGAACCCGTTGAGTGCCCGCCGTCTGTTTCACCACCGCTGGACATTAAGacggaggtggaggtggcccTTGCGGCCATTGAGCTTGCCATTGAGATGGAAAATGTACGGGAAAATAACCCAGAAGAGGCACAAGAGAAATCACCGGAGAAAAACCGCACTCCCGTGGAGAAGCCCGATGATGCCACTCTAAATCCTAATCCGCGGTATATACCGATCAAAAGCGCCAAGTACTACACAAAGAAGCTACTCGTTCGGGTGAAGCGCATTGATCAGGACTAGTATTTGCCGCTGTCCAGCATGGCAAAGCGCCCAAAGAAACGTGAATCCATGTACATCAAATGCACAtaagtttattttaaaaaatacatTACTATAAATTACAACTTAAGGCTATTCTTTAATCCGAATTGGTTTTCATATTTCGTTTGCTTCGCATGCTCGATAAACTAGTAACTAAACAAGCAAATATGCGGGAGCGGGAGTAGGTTCTGGAGCTGAACTGGAGGCGGCAGGCGGGATAACGAGGACGTAGTGGCGGACAAGGCCTCATGTGAAATCATGTGAAATGATACTGTTCaaaaaattttcaattgttgGCGTTGTTCTACTCACTGTTGGGCGTCACATTGTTGTCAGTTTTGGTATCTGGATCAAGATTCGTATCCGGAGTTGGGGATGCTCCAATGCCGACAACAGAGGGTATCTCAGCCTTCGGCGAATCCTCTTGCGCGTAGCCCACACGCAACAAATGGTGCCCTGGATCGAAAACTAAGGCTCCAATTTCGTCGCCGCCATATAGCATGTTGCCTCCATTCATCTTGGAGCGTCGGGACTACTTTTCAGCTTGATTTCTTGCAAAAGTTCTCGAAATGCCTGTCTTgtctgtatttatttttgtggcttttttcACGACGCTTGCGTTAATGGCAATCGacctatcgataaaatatactgtctgaaattcagaaatataccgtaataTACCGATGAAGAAGTGAACTTATCCCACTTAATCCCCCTGTCTTAAACAGGATAACAACTTAAGTTAAATcgcgaaaaataataataataatagttctTATTGTAGATCCATTCCATCCTTCATCTTTACTTTACcatgaactgcgctaaatcaAATTACTAGCTAAACAGGACCCTCAGCCCTGAATAcacaattttatccgattgatatatcaattatttaattttaaagtGATCGAAGATATGTGATCATGCGTCGTCGAGTCGATGTTTTATGACCATCTAGGTTTAAAATTAAAGTAAAGAACTTAGTTTGGAATTTTCGAAATAAAACGCCGATTAGTTCCGCTCAtcgcaaaaatataccgatttAATTAAAGTTcgcaaaaaaaatatacaacatTTTTTCGCCAGTCGAAAAACTACCACCTACAAATATATTATCATAAAAAAACAGGTATCGATATATTcatatgtttataaaattcggggacaacaaaaaattttGAAGATCAAATCCGTCGCGTCGCCGAATAATGGCTGATCCGAAAAACCAAATGGGTACCGAAGCTGGCACAGCAATGGACAGCGAAAGCGGTAGAGACTCCTCAGTCAGCCCAATGGAAATAAATATATCCAACACAAATTGCAATTCGATGATAGTTCTGAACGATTTACGTCTGCTGGAGCTAATTACCAAGTATCCTTTTCTGTAAAGTAAAGCAGCGCAGCCGGAACAGGACTCGGAATACGACGAGTGGGCCTGGAATCAGATTTCGAAGGAGTTTAATGCCAGCTACGAGAACTTGCCGCTGAGTGCCCCCTTCTCGGCAGACGAGCTGCAGTGGCGTTGGAACTTGCTGCTACCGACCATGGGCACCCTTTCGAAGGCGAAGGGACAAATTCCCTTTCAACTGTGGTCCCTTGTGACGGAGATCGAACGCTCGCTAAGTACAGAAAATTTGGAACCACCCAGGGACTTGAGTATGGCCCAGAACTTTCTACTCACTCAGCTGCCATTGGTGGAGGCCATGACGCTCAATGAGCGTCGGCGACTGGAAGTCGAGTTCCTCGATATCTTATTCCAACACGAAATGGAGACACATGCGTCCGTACCACTGGGTCCCGAAGAGCAGGCCACAGTCAAGACCGAATACGATGAATTCCTCAGATCTGTTCGGGTCAAGGAGCTGCCCATATCGGCTCTGGCACAACTCTCGCTTGATGGTCCTCAGTACAAACCAGTCCAACCAAAAATCGCACACACTTTTGCCATCCCAGGTCCCCGTCCCAAAACCAATCTGGTCATTAGCAGTGTGTCTGGTGGCCAGGATCTCATTAATGTCCCGACGGCGACTGTTTTCATACCGATTCAAGCTTTCACGAGCAATGTGGTTGGACCCATTAATCCCGCGCCGGACGTTTCGACACCGCTTGATATCAATGTGATTGGTGCCAAGAAGGAACCCGTTGAGTGCCCGCCGTCTGTTTCACCACCGCTGGACATTAAGACAGAGGTGGAGGTGGCCCTTGCGGCCATTG is a genomic window of Drosophila miranda strain MSH22 chromosome Y unlocalized genomic scaffold, D.miranda_PacBio2.1 Contig_Y5_pilon, whole genome shotgun sequence containing:
- the LOC117195056 gene encoding uncharacterized protein LOC117195056 encodes the protein MGTLSKAKGQIPFQLWSLVTEIERSLSTENLEPPRDLSMAQNFLLTQLPLEEAMTLNERRRLEVEFLDILFQHEMETHASVPLGPEEQALVKTEYDEFLRSVRVKELPISALAELSLDGPQYKPVQPKIAHTFAIPGPRPRTNLVISSVSGGQDLINVPTATVFIPIQAFTSNVVGPINPAPDVSTPLDINLIGAKKEPVECPPSVSPPLDIKTEVEVALAAIELAIEMENVRENNPEEAQEKSPEKNRTPVEKPDDATLNPNPRYIPIKSAKYYTKKLLVRVKRIDQD
- the LOC117195057 gene encoding actin-related protein 4-like isoform X1: MNGGNMLYGGDEIGALVFDPGHHLLRVGYAQEDSPKAEIPSVVGIGASPTPDTNLDPDTKTDNNVTPNRFHMRPCPPLRPRYPACRLQFSSRTYSRSRIFACLVTSLSSMRSKRNMKTNSD
- the LOC117195057 gene encoding actin-like protein 6B isoform X5; the protein is MNGGNMLYGGDEIGALVFDPGHHLLRVGYAQEDSPKAEIPSVVGIGASPTPDTNLDPDTKTDNNVTPNIQLQNLLPLPHICLFSY
- the LOC117195057 gene encoding actin-related protein 4-like isoform X2, yielding MNGGNMLYGGDEIGALVFDPGHHLLRVGYAQEDSPKAEIPSVVGIGASPTPDTNLDPDTKTDNNVTPNISFHMISHEALSATTSSLSRLPPPVQLQNLLPLPHICLFSY
- the LOC117195057 gene encoding actin-related protein 4-like isoform X6 produces the protein MNGGNMLYGGDEIGALVFDPGHHLLRVGYAQEDSPKAEIPSVVGIGASPTPDTNLDPDTKTDNNVTPNTSSSAPEPTPAPAYLLV
- the LOC117195057 gene encoding actin-related protein 4-like isoform X4, encoding MNGGNMLYGGDEIGALVFDPGHHLLRVGYAQEDSPKAEIPSVVGIGASPTPDTNLDPDTKTDNNVTPNSLVRHYVLVIPPAASSSAPEPTPAPAYLLV
- the LOC117195057 gene encoding actin-related protein 4-like isoform X3; translated protein: MNGGNMLYGGDEIGALVFDPGHHLLRVGYAQEDSPKAEIPSVVGIGASPTPDTNLDPDTKTDNNVTPNRGLVRHYVLVIPPAASSSAPEPTPAPAYLLV